One Vicinamibacterales bacterium genomic window, CGTCCGCGGCGTGCACCTGTCCCTGACCACGACGCGAACGCTCGCCGCCGCAACTGTCGTATTGGAAACGTGAATGGCTCCGAAGGAGATCTGATGAAAGACATCATCCTCGAGTACATCAAGAACGAGTACGTCGACGAGGACGAAGCTGACGAGATCAAGCTGGACGAGAACACGCCTCTCATCAGCAGCGGCATCGTGGACAGTTTCAGCATGGTGAGCCTGAAGCGGTTCCTCGAGAAGAAGTACGCCATCTCGATTCCCGACGACCAGGCGACGCCCGAGGCGTTCAATACCGTCGCCAGCATCATCGAGTTGGTGGGGCGGTTCAAGAAGTAGGCGGCAAGGCGGCTGGGCGGGCAGGCGGAACGGGGACACGCGGTGCAGCGGTTGGAAGGCGAGGCGGCCGACGGATTCTGCCGCCTCCCCGCCTCTCCGTCTTCTGGATCGAAAGGACTCATATGGCTTATCCGACGACCGCGCACGAGGCGTATCGGGCCGAGTTGCAGGCAATTCACGACAAGGGCATCTTCAAGGAGGAGCGGTACATCCACTCCCCGCAGGCGTCG contains:
- a CDS encoding acyl carrier protein; amino-acid sequence: MKDIILEYIKNEYVDEDEADEIKLDENTPLISSGIVDSFSMVSLKRFLEKKYAISIPDDQATPEAFNTVASIIELVGRFKK